Proteins found in one Serratia plymuthica genomic segment:
- the yieH gene encoding 6-phosphogluconate phosphatase, producing MNQIDCILFDCDGTLVDSEVLCSKAYVHMFAHYDLQLSLEEMFRKYKGIKLYEIIEQVNAEHGVALPKEELEPLYRREVARLFDSELQEIAGARELLAQVAVPMCTVSNGPVSKMQHSLGLTGMLNYFDDRLFSGYDIQRWKPDPAILFHAAEKMQVPIERCILVDDSAAGAQAGIAAGIPVFYFCADPHNPPIESPLVTPFNDLAQLPALWRERGWRLTR from the coding sequence ATGAATCAAATCGACTGCATTTTGTTTGATTGCGACGGCACGCTGGTAGACAGCGAAGTGCTGTGCAGCAAAGCCTATGTACATATGTTCGCCCACTATGACCTTCAGCTGTCGCTGGAAGAGATGTTCAGGAAATACAAAGGAATAAAACTGTACGAGATCATCGAGCAGGTTAATGCGGAACACGGCGTCGCGCTGCCGAAAGAGGAATTGGAACCCTTATACCGCCGGGAAGTGGCTCGCCTGTTCGACAGCGAGCTGCAGGAGATCGCCGGTGCACGCGAGCTGCTGGCACAGGTAGCCGTGCCGATGTGCACCGTCTCCAACGGCCCGGTCAGCAAAATGCAGCACTCGCTCGGCCTGACCGGCATGCTGAACTATTTTGATGACCGGTTATTCAGCGGCTATGACATCCAGCGCTGGAAACCGGACCCGGCGATCCTGTTCCACGCCGCCGAAAAAATGCAGGTCCCCATTGAACGCTGCATTCTGGTGGATGATTCCGCCGCCGGTGCTCAGGCCGGGATCGCCGCCGGTATTCCGGTGTTTTACTTCTGCGCCGATCCGCACAACCCGCCTATCGAAAGTCCGCTGGTAACGCCGTTTAACGACCTGGCCCAACTCCCGGCGTTATGGCGAGAACGCGGCTGGCGGTTGACCCGTTAA
- a CDS encoding amino acid ABC transporter permease, whose product MDFSVIYDNLGYLLWGTWPNGPLGGAALTLAISLMAGVASAVLGTLLGVALAMSRGVAAGLLAAVLGFFRAIPVIMLIFWTYFLLPILFGVDIPEITTVVCALALIASAYLAHAVKAGIVAIGPGQWQAGLSLGLTRWQTLRMIVLPQALRMMVPSFINQWISLIKDTSLAYIVGVSELTFLATQVNNRSMVYPMEVFLFVALVYFVFCLALDLLANAVNRRLSPQARAIKRSWRWWRNKPPLPAS is encoded by the coding sequence ATGGATTTCAGCGTTATTTACGACAACCTGGGGTATTTGCTGTGGGGCACCTGGCCGAATGGGCCGTTGGGCGGCGCGGCGTTGACGCTGGCGATCAGCCTGATGGCCGGCGTAGCTTCGGCTGTCCTCGGCACGCTGCTGGGCGTGGCGTTGGCGATGTCGCGCGGCGTAGCCGCCGGGCTATTGGCTGCGGTGCTGGGTTTTTTCCGCGCGATTCCGGTGATCATGCTGATTTTTTGGACTTATTTCTTGCTGCCGATCCTGTTTGGCGTGGATATTCCGGAGATCACCACCGTGGTATGCGCACTGGCGCTGATCGCTTCGGCCTATCTGGCCCATGCGGTGAAAGCAGGCATTGTCGCCATTGGCCCCGGCCAGTGGCAGGCCGGTTTGTCGCTGGGGCTGACCCGCTGGCAAACGCTGCGCATGATCGTGCTGCCGCAGGCGTTGCGCATGATGGTGCCGTCGTTTATCAACCAGTGGATTTCCCTGATCAAGGACACCTCGCTGGCTTATATCGTCGGCGTCAGCGAACTGACCTTTCTGGCAACCCAGGTCAATAACCGCAGCATGGTGTACCCGATGGAAGTCTTCCTGTTTGTCGCCTTGGTGTACTTCGTGTTCTGCCTGGCGCTCGATCTGCTGGCCAACGCGGTCAACCGCCGCCTCAGCCCGCAGGCCAGGGCAATAAAACGCTCCTGGCGCTGGTGGCGCAACAAACCGCCGCTGCCGGCGAGTTGA
- a CDS encoding amino acid ABC transporter permease has translation MNLDWLLAPQYLGWLWDGFLLTLWLSACASLAATLLGLILTAMRDGSLRPLRWLAVGYSSLFRNTPLLVQLFFWYFAAGQILPSAAMQWLNTSHQIGPIAWPSFEFLAGFFGLTLYSTAFIAEEIRSGIRGVAGGQKYAANALGLTGWQAMRYVVLPQALKIAFPPLLGQYMNVIKNSSLTMAIGVAELSYASRQVETETLRTFQAFGVATVLYIAIIALLEGWGMWRQQRKPLGGH, from the coding sequence ATGAATTTGGACTGGCTGCTGGCGCCTCAGTATCTGGGCTGGTTATGGGATGGCTTCCTGCTGACGCTGTGGCTTTCAGCTTGCGCGAGCCTGGCGGCCACGCTGTTGGGCTTGATACTGACGGCGATGCGCGACGGTAGCCTGCGCCCGTTGCGCTGGCTGGCGGTGGGCTACAGTTCGTTGTTTCGCAATACGCCGCTGTTGGTACAGCTGTTCTTCTGGTACTTCGCTGCCGGTCAGATCCTGCCTTCCGCCGCCATGCAGTGGCTGAACACTTCGCATCAAATTGGGCCAATCGCCTGGCCGTCGTTCGAATTTCTCGCCGGCTTCTTTGGCCTGACACTGTATTCCACCGCCTTTATCGCCGAAGAGATCCGCTCCGGCATTCGCGGCGTCGCAGGCGGGCAAAAATACGCCGCCAATGCGCTGGGGCTGACCGGCTGGCAGGCCATGCGTTACGTGGTGCTGCCGCAGGCGCTGAAAATTGCCTTTCCGCCGTTGTTGGGCCAATACATGAACGTGATAAAAAACTCGTCGCTGACCATGGCGATCGGCGTTGCCGAACTGTCTTACGCCTCGCGTCAGGTGGAAACCGAAACGCTGCGCACCTTCCAGGCGTTCGGCGTCGCGACGGTGTTGTACATCGCCATCATTGCGTTGTTGGAAGGCTGGGGCATGTGGCGGCAGCAGCGTAAACCCCTGGGAGGGCACTAA
- a CDS encoding ABC transporter substrate-binding protein, with amino-acid sequence MKHRALALTLLASLTSLATGAAHADKLDDIKKAGVVRIAVFDSNPPFGYIDPQSKKLVGYDVDVADAIGKALGVKVELRATNPANRIPLLVSKKVDLIAANFTITDERAKEVNFSVPYFATGQKFIARKGVLKTPEDIKKLRIGADKGTVQEITLREHYPTAKVISYDDTPLAFVALRNGNVQAITQDDAKLVGLLGNLPAAQKADFEISPFSITKEYQGVGIPKGEDRLTASINDTLIKLEKDGEAVKIYDRWFGPETKTAQPRGDFKIAPLDQQPKA; translated from the coding sequence ATGAAACATCGCGCTTTGGCCTTAACGTTGTTAGCCAGCCTGACCAGCCTCGCCACCGGCGCCGCACATGCGGACAAACTCGACGACATCAAAAAAGCCGGCGTAGTGCGTATCGCGGTGTTCGACAGCAACCCGCCGTTCGGCTATATCGATCCGCAAAGCAAAAAGTTGGTCGGTTATGACGTTGATGTCGCAGACGCGATCGGCAAAGCGCTGGGCGTAAAGGTTGAGCTGCGCGCCACCAATCCGGCTAACCGCATTCCTTTGCTGGTATCCAAGAAGGTCGATTTGATCGCCGCCAACTTCACCATTACCGATGAGCGCGCCAAGGAAGTGAACTTCAGCGTGCCTTATTTCGCCACAGGCCAGAAATTTATCGCCCGTAAAGGCGTGCTGAAAACCCCGGAAGACATTAAAAAGCTGCGCATCGGCGCGGATAAAGGGACGGTGCAGGAAATCACCCTGCGTGAACATTACCCGACCGCAAAAGTGATCTCTTACGACGATACCCCGCTGGCCTTTGTGGCGTTGCGTAACGGTAACGTACAGGCGATCACTCAGGATGACGCCAAGCTGGTTGGCCTGCTCGGCAATCTGCCGGCGGCGCAGAAAGCCGATTTCGAGATCTCACCGTTCAGCATCACCAAAGAGTACCAGGGGGTCGGTATTCCAAAAGGTGAAGATCGCCTGACAGCCAGCATTAACGACACGCTGATCAAGCTGGAAAAAGATGGCGAAGCGGTTAAGATCTACGACCGCTGGTTCGGCCCTGAAACCAAAACCGCCCAACCGCGCGGCGATTTCAAGATCGCGCCTTTGGATCAACAGCCAAAAGCCTGA
- the phoU gene encoding phosphate signaling complex protein PhoU, giving the protein MDNLNLNKHISGQFNAELEHIRTQVLTMGGLVEQQLTDAITAMHNQDGELAKRVIEGDAKVNMMEVAIDEACVRIIAKRQPTASDLRLVMAIIKTISELERIGDVADKICRTALEKFSHQHQPLLVSLESLGRHTVQMLHDVLDAFARMDLDEAIRIYREDKKVDQEYEGIVRQLMTYMMEDTRTIPSVLTALFCARSIERIGDRCQNICEFIFYFVKGQDFRHIGGDALEKLLSADGKEEKKE; this is encoded by the coding sequence ATGGACAACCTGAATTTAAATAAACACATTTCCGGCCAGTTCAACGCAGAACTTGAGCACATCCGTACCCAGGTGTTGACCATGGGCGGGCTGGTGGAACAGCAACTGACCGACGCCATCACCGCGATGCACAATCAGGACGGCGAACTGGCCAAGCGCGTTATTGAAGGTGACGCCAAGGTCAATATGATGGAAGTGGCGATCGACGAAGCCTGCGTGCGCATCATTGCCAAGCGTCAGCCGACCGCCAGTGACCTGCGCCTGGTGATGGCGATCATCAAGACCATCTCCGAGCTGGAACGTATCGGCGACGTGGCGGATAAAATTTGCCGTACCGCGCTCGAGAAATTCTCGCACCAGCATCAGCCGTTGCTGGTCAGCCTGGAGTCGCTTGGCCGCCATACCGTGCAGATGTTGCATGACGTGCTGGACGCCTTTGCGCGTATGGATCTGGATGAAGCTATCCGGATATACCGCGAAGACAAGAAGGTCGATCAGGAGTATGAGGGCATTGTCCGTCAGTTGATGACGTACATGATGGAAGACACCCGCACTATTCCAAGCGTGCTGACTGCGCTGTTCTGCGCCCGTTCCATCGAGCGTATCGGCGACCGTTGCCAGAACATCTGCGAATTTATTTTCTACTTCGTGAAAGGTCAGGATTTCCGCCACATTGGCGGCGATGCGCTGGAAAAACTGCTGTCTGCCGACGGCAAAGAAGAGAAAAAAGAGTAA
- the pstB gene encoding phosphate ABC transporter ATP-binding protein PstB, which produces MVTDASSSKIQVRDLNFYYGKFHALKNITLDIAKNKVTAFIGPSGCGKSTLLRTFNKMYQLYPEQRAEGGILLDGQNILTDNSDIALLRAKVGMVFQKPTPFPMSIYDNIAFGVRLFEKLSRADMDERVQWALTKAALWNETKDKLHQSGYSLSGGQQQRLCIARGIAIRPEVLLLDEPCSALDPISTGKIEELISELKADYTVVIVTHNMQQAARCSDSTAFMYLGELIEFSDTDNLFTAPQKKQTEDYITGRYG; this is translated from the coding sequence ATGGTTACTGACGCTTCCAGCAGCAAAATTCAGGTACGCGATCTGAACTTCTACTATGGCAAATTCCATGCGCTGAAAAACATCACGCTGGACATTGCCAAGAACAAGGTCACCGCGTTTATCGGCCCGTCCGGCTGCGGCAAATCCACTCTGCTGCGTACTTTCAACAAAATGTATCAGCTGTATCCCGAGCAGCGTGCTGAAGGTGGCATCCTGTTGGATGGGCAGAACATTCTGACCGATAACTCGGATATCGCTCTGCTGCGCGCCAAGGTCGGCATGGTGTTCCAGAAACCGACGCCGTTCCCGATGTCGATTTACGACAATATCGCCTTCGGCGTACGTCTGTTTGAAAAGCTGTCGCGTGCCGACATGGATGAGCGCGTACAGTGGGCGTTGACCAAAGCGGCGTTGTGGAACGAAACCAAGGACAAGCTGCACCAGAGCGGTTACAGCCTGTCAGGCGGCCAGCAACAGCGTCTGTGCATCGCTCGCGGCATCGCCATTCGCCCAGAAGTGCTGTTGCTGGATGAGCCTTGTTCGGCGCTGGATCCGATTTCCACCGGCAAGATTGAAGAGCTGATCAGCGAGCTGAAAGCCGACTACACCGTGGTGATCGTTACCCACAACATGCAGCAGGCCGCGCGTTGCTCTGACTCCACGGCATTTATGTATCTGGGCGAACTGATCGAGTTCAGTGATACTGATAACCTGTTCACCGCGCCACAGAAAAAACAGACTGAAGACTACATCACCGGCCGCTACGGTTGA